Within Cellulophaga sp. L1A9, the genomic segment ATATGATGGCGGTACGTATTCCTGAGCTTGGCGCTGCGGTACCGTATTACGGTAGACAACCCGAAGCAGAAGATGTTGCCAAAATTAAAGCACCGCTACTCTTACAATATGGCGAATTAGACGAACGTGTAAATGCAGGAATACCTGCTTATGAAGCCGAATTAAAAGCTAATGCTATTCCGTATCAAGTTTATATATACCCTAAAGTAAACCACGGGTTTCATAATAACACTACCCCAAGATTTGATAAAGAAGCGGCCGATTTATCATGGAGCAGAACTATCGCTTTTTTTAAAGAACACTTGAAATAAAAGTAAAATGAAAACATTAGACGAAAACCTACATCTTGAAATAGAAAAATTATCTGAGCAAGGCGATGCCTTTGCTGAAACGGGTAATTATAGCGATGCCCTTACCGCATACTGGAATGCTTATGATCTAGTACCAGAGCCCAAAACAGATTGGGAAGCTACCACTTGGATCTTGGTGGCCATTGGCGATGCTAATTTTTTAGGTGCAGATTTTCAGGCGGGTGTAGAGAACCTCAGCAATGCCATGCATTGCCCTAATGGCATCGGCAATCCTTTTATACACTTAAGGCTTGGACAATGTCAGTTTGAAACCGGAAATTTAGATAGAGCCGCAGACGAGCTTACCAGAGCGTATGCGCTAGAAGGTGAGGAATTATTTGCGGATGACGACCCTAAATATTTTGAGTTTTTAAAAACAAAAATTACGCTAGAAAAACCAAAGAAAAAACCATGGTGGAAATTTTAGATGCTGATTTTCAATAGTTAGACCATTCCAAGGTTTGATAAAGGAGCTTCTGATAAAATAGTATTCCTGCAACCTAATTTTATTTAAGTAATTGATAATTAGTTGCTATTGATTGTATTAAAAATGTACAACATCACCCTAAAAAAACCTGTTCCCTCAAGGAAAGTGCTACTTCCCTCGTTTCTTGTATTCATCTTCATGAAAAGGACTTAGTTTTGAATCATCAATCTAAAAAACTAATCCACATGAAAGCCATTATTATCACCCTATTAAGCCTAACATTTCTAGCCTCTTGTACTCAAGAGAAAAAACCAAAAGTAGTCTATACGGACCAAGAAGCTAAAACGCTTGTAAAAGACACGTCTGTGATTGTTGTGGCAGATTTACCTATTCTGATAGACAGTACTAACTTTTTAATGCATCCTATAGGCGAATTACAATTGTATGCTAAGGATCGTAAGCTATCATCGAGTTCATGGAGTTATGCCGCTGGCACTAACTTTAGTATTGCAGAATACAACAATTATACCCTAAACGGAACGCTAAAAAATATAAAGTTTGAAGAAGCAGGCACCAACAAACTTGTACCGCTTACCGATAAAAATATGGTGATTACGTCTGCTCATTTCCTATGGGACTTGTATGAGAAAACAGGCAAACAGCTATTTATTTATGACGTGATTGATGCTGATACGAATAACGATGGCGCCTTAGATGGTATGGATATAAAAACCCTATATATCAGCAAAATAGACGGCTCTAGTTTTAAACGTTTGATGCCAAAAAATCATGAATTACTAGAGTGGAAGATCATACCAGAAATAGACCGTTTGTATGTAAAAAGTATTGAAGACACCAATAAAGACGGTAATTTTGATAAGAATGATAAATTGCATTACAACTATGTGTACTTAGTAGATGAGGCCTTAGAAGTGATTGATTATTACCCTAATTAATACCTATACATCCTCTTTTTCTCTGCAACTGATTCCCTATAGAAATACATAGAAAACTGGAATTTCGTTAAAAAATGATCTAATTGCCTAAAAAGTTGGTTTTTAAATGTTTGGCAGTCTTTTAAGTTTGTATATTATCGTCCTAATTTTGAAAATGATGAAAAAAAATTTTCCAGTGTTACTAGGCGCATTTTTAGTAACCACAATGATGGGCCTTACTGCTCAAGAAATTCCAGTAGAGAATCTAAACACTTTATTACCACAATACAGTCAGCAATACGCTAAAACCATATTAGCAGATGAAATTAAAGGCATCCATGTAGAGCATATTGCGCTAACAGGAAAAAACACCGTCTTAGATGCTACAGCAGATGGCAATAAATTAATCTACTTATTTTTTAAAGGGAATGGGACGGTAACCGCTGCAGGAACAGAATATGCTATTGTGCCTGAAACTATTTTATTGCCTAATGCCATTGAAGAGATTCAACTAAAAACAAGTGCAAATGATACGCTTCATTATTTAAGAATAGCGAGCAAACTAAGCAAGCAAGATCTTATTGATTTAGAGACGTTTCCTAAAGAGAATACGCAACAGGTATATTATAAGAAGTTTACCGATTGCGAGCCGTATACGGAGCCTATAAAGAGCCCAAATACGGTGAGTAGAACAATAATGCCTAATAAGATTATTCCTAGAATTGCCATGGGAACGGTACAAACAACAGGACCAGATAAAGTAGACCCGCATGAGCATCCTATGTTAGAACAACTATTTTTAGGACTTTCTGAAAATGATGTGATTGTTTATGCAGATGATGAGCATACGCCTTTAGAGGAATATGCTTTATTACATATTCCGTTAGGCTCTAGCCATTCTGTAACGGTAGCTAAAGAAAAAGTGATGTATTATGTATGGATGGATTTCTTTTTAGATGCCAAAGGCGAAGAGTGGTTAAAAACACACCAAGTGATTGAGAAAGAAAACGAATAAGTAACTGCTCTCATAAAAAAAGGTCCTATAACACTGTTGTAGGACCTTTTTTTATGAATAATTTGAACTGGTGCTAGTCATTAAAAACAGGCGTCTGCTTCAAATTTACAAGCGCGCCCACCGTACTTTTTGCCACACGTTTTGCTCGTAAAAACCTATCGTGATTGGCTTCATCATAATTATCGGCCTTTTTATCCATACTACTTATATGTACCTGCCCTGAGGAATGTATAAACTCATTATTGCCTATCCACATCCCTACATGCACCACTATTTCGGTTTTATCATCCGTAGCTGGTTTCCCAAAAAACAATAAATCTCCAGGAAGGAGTTTTTTAAAATTTTCTTTGGTATCAATCAGTTCCCCCGTATGTACTTGTTGCGATGCATCACGAGGAATAATCATTCCGTTTAAAAAGTAAATGGTTTTTGTAAAACCGCTACAATCTACTCCTTTGGTAGAAGTGCCACCCCACAAATACGGTACGCCCATTAATTGTTTAGAAGTAGCCACTAAGTTTTCTTGACTTGGTTCTGCAGTTGCCAACCATTCTCTGTACCAGCTAGCCTCGGTTTTAGCAACGTAAGCTTCTCGCCCATCTGGGTACTTTACCATAAAAAAATCACTTTCTTCATCTTCATCCGTTACAAGCAATTCTAGAATTCCCCCTGCAACAATATCAGAAACTACTTGAGAGTTTTCATCTGGCATGGTATACGTATTTCCACTAATCTTAGTATAGATTATCTTTTGTGCATCTTTCCAATGCTGATAATCGGCTGCATTCATAGCTACAATTCCGCCATCATCTACCCATGATAAATACTGGTCTGGCGTTTGAATCAAGGACCACGACCCGTCTTTCTTAATTATTTTTACAGGCGTCCCTAATGTTGCTTGTGTGCCTAGTTCTGCCGAATGTTTAGGATTGCTTCTTAAATTGGCTACAGATATGGTAACCAGACCAAAAGTTTTATCTTTTAAATCTTCTTCAGGTAATATTTTTATATCGTCTACAAATTCTATTCCCTCTGCTGTTAAACGTTCTCTTAATGCCGTTACAGCTTCAGGAAGGTTACTTTCTCCATATAGCGTATAGTTATTTTTTATTCTATAGGCAGAAACATCAAATAAAGCTACCCGCTTATCTGGGGCGTATTCTGATCGTATAGTTGCAATATCATCCACTAAAACAGCATCATTTTTATCATCACTAGAGCAAGAAAATAAAGTGAATAGTAGGAAGGGAAAGGTAATAATAGAACTAATTTTTTTCATGGACACAAATTTGATAGCAATGGTCAGCCCTAAAATTAAGGTTATTTTTTTAGTTACACGGTATTCCTAACAAGAACTTAACGGTGTTATTAAGGGTAAAATCTAAAGCCTTAAAAACCTTAACACACTGTTAATCAATGCTTATTATTTTGTAGTGGTGTAGATATTACGTACTTTCAAGATTATGATCGAATCTGAAAAACTAGAAAACAAGAACTTAATTGAAAAATCGGTGACCCATTTGCAGGCTACCGGATTTGAGCACATTAAAGCTGATATTGAAGGTTACGAGACTCCGAAATCATACACCAGAAAAGGGCATGATTCCAAAATAACTCCAGATATTGTTGCGATAAAAAATGGTAGAAAGTACTTTTTTGATATTAGTCTAAAATCTAAAAAACCTAGGTTATTGAAGACCAAATGGTTGTTTTTAGATACCATAAGCCGTATGAGATCAGAACGGTTTAGGATTATTACGACTAAAGGGCATTATAAATTTACAGAGGATATGCTAGAAGATATTAATCTAGCAAACAAACAACCTATAAAACTTTAATTTTTAAAAAAGCAATGGAAAAAGCGCCTTATGGGCGCTTTTTTTATGCATAATAAGCCTGTGTATTATTTTTTAATTTGTTGTACATAGTCCGCAATAAATTGTTCTACTTGGCTAGGTGCTGTAAATTTTTTGTTCTCATCATCAACTTCTATACTTATTAAATACCTGCTGCTATCATAAGCCAAATAGCCTACCGTATCTGAGCTACCACCCATAGATCCAAAACGTGGAGATATAATAATTTCTTTATCAAAATGATTAATGCTTGTTGCCAGATGTGCTCCGATAATTACCGATGCCGGAGTAGCATCAAAAGCCATGAGATACATCTCTTTATGAATGCTTCCTGATTCTGTCTTAAAATATGGATCATTAAAATCGAATATCGTAACGCGCAGTTCTTGACAAGTTTCTGGCAAACAATAGGTAAATTTTAATTGCCCATGGTATGGATCTATATCCGTTGCCGTGCAAGCATTGATCTTTTTAAATAGATAACCAGCATAGCTCGTTACTTTGGGAAACTTAGCATATAAATGTGCTTTTTGTTTTTTACAGCTTAATTTGTTTAAGGGCGTAATGACAATTTCTCCACGGTCTTTTAAAGATAAACAAGAAGCAGAATCACCTTTTACACATGGGGTTGATTGTGATACTACAGGCTGATAAATGGCTAGTAGTATTAAAATAATTAGTATTTTTTTCATCTTTTTTTGATGTTGGTCTTTAGGTTAATCAGGTACTGGCTTGGGATTGAATCGCCTCTTTCATCTATGTATTATGATAAAGACGAATTACTACATAAACGTCACTCTTTAACTATTATTTTCTGCTGAGGTTTTAAAGTGAATGTTCTGCTTTGGCTATAAGTTTTAAGAGCATTAATAGCTTCTCTATTCTAATGATTTCATAAGTTGTCTTTGAAAATTCAACAACCGTTCATGAAATAATAAAGAACTGTCCTTGAAATTGTACTTGCTATGATCTTGAAAAATCAATAACTGTCATTGAAAAATCAACAACTGTCATTGAAATTGTACTTGCTATGATGTTGAAAAATCAACAACCGTCGTTGAAACTATGAAGCATATTATAAAATGAAATTGTCAGTTCGAGTGATTTTCATGAAGTGAAACGAAAGGAAAAGTGTATCGAGAACCCATGCCTGATAAAAAGCTTCTCGATACGAATCACTCCCCCGCTATCGCTACAAAATCATTCACTCGAAGTGACAGTTCTATTTAAACAACCGTCATTGAAATAATCAACAACTGTCATTGAAATATCAAGACTAAAAAAAACGAAATTGTCAGTTCGAGTGCTTTTCATGAAGTGAAACGAAAGGAAAAGTGTATCGAGAACTCATGCCTGATAAAAAGCTTCTCGATACGAATGACTTCTCCGCTATCGCTCCAAAATCATTCACTCGAAGTGACAGTACAATTTCAACAACTGTCCTTGAACTTGTACCTGATGTGATGTTGAAAAATCAACAACTGTCATTGAAATATCAAGACTAAAAAAAAATTAAATTGTCAGTTCGAGTGGTTTTCATGAAGTGAAGCGAAAGGAAAAGTGTATCGAGAACCCATGCCTGACAAAAAGCTTCTCGATACAAATGACTTCTCCGCTATCGCTACAAAATCATTCAATCGAAGTGACATCCCAGCTTCAACAACTGGCAATGGAATTCAAGGACTGTCATTGAAATTCAACAACCTTCATTGAAAAATCAAGCCTAAAAAAAATAAAATTGTCAGTTCGAGTGCTTTGACCAGAGGGAAAAGTGTATCGAAAACCCATACCTGATAAAAAGCTTGTCGATAGGAATAATTCCTCCGCTATCGCTACAAAATCATTCACTCAAAGTAACAGTACAATTTCAACAACTGCTCATAAAAAATCAACAACTGTCCTTGAAATTGTACTTGCTATGATGTTGAAAAATCAACAACCGTCATTGAAAAATAAAACCTCAAAGAAAAACGAAATTGTCAATTCGAGTGCTTTTCATGAAGTGAAACGAAAGGAAAAGTGTATCGAGAACCCATGCGTGATAAAAAACTTCTCGATACAAATGACTTCTCCGCTAGCGCTGCTAAGTCATTCACTCGAAGTGACATCCCAGTTTCAACAACTGCTCATTAAATAATGAACAACTGGCAATGGATTCAAGGACTGCCATTGAAATTCAACAACCGTCATTGAAAAATAAAACCTAAAAAAAATAAAATTGTCAGTTCGAGTGGTTTTCATGAATTGAAACGAAAGGAAAAGTGTATCGAGAACCCATGCCTGACAAAAAGCTTCTCGATACAAATGACTCCTCCGCTATCACTACAAAATCATTCACTCGAAGTAACAGGACAATTTCAACAACTGCTCATGAAATAATGAACAACTGTCCTTGAAATTGCACTTGCTATGATCTTGAAAAATCAACAACCGTCATTGAAAAAATAAAACCTAAAAGAAAAACGTAAGTGTCAGTTCGAGTGCTTTTCATGAAGTGAAGCGAAAGGAAAAGTGTATCGAGAACACATACCTACTAAAAAGCTACTCGATAGGAATGACAGTACAATTTCAACAACTGTTCATGAAATAATGAACAACTGGCAATAGAATTCAAGGACTGTCATTGAAAATCAACAACCGTCATTGAAAAATAAAACCTAAAAGAAAAACGTAAGTGTCAGTTCGAGTGCTTTTCATGAAGTGAAACGAAAGGAAAAGTGTATCGAGAACCCATGCCTGATAAAAAGCTTCTCGATACAAATGACTTCTCCGCTATCGCTCCAAAATCATTCACTCGAAGTGACAGTACAATTTCAACAACTGTTCATGAAATAATGAACAACTGGCAATGGAATTCAAGGACTGTCATTGAAAATCAACAACCGTCATTGAAAAATAAAACCTAAAAGAAAAACGTAAGTGTCAGTTCGAGTGCTTTTCATGAAGTGAAGCGGAAGGAAAAGTGTATCGAGAACCCATACCTACTAAAAAGCTTCTCGATAGGAATGACAGTACAATTTCAACAACTGTTCATGAAATAATGAACAACTGGCAATAGAATTCAAGGACTGTCATTGAAAATCAACAACCGTCATTGAAAAATCAAGTCTAAAAGAAAAACGAAATTGTCAGTTCGAGTGCTTTTCATGAAGTGAAACGAAAGGAAAAATATATCGAGAACCCATGCCTTACAAAAAACTTCTCGATACAAATGACTTCTCCGCTATCGCTCCAAAATCATTCACTCGAAGTGACAGTACAATTTCAACAACCGTTCATGAAATAATCAACAACTGTCCTTGAACTTGTACTAGAAGTAGTAATACGAATTCAACAACCGTCATTGAAAAATAAAACCTGAAAAAAAACAAAAGTGTCAGTTCGAGTGCTTTTCATGAAGTGAAACGGAAAGAAAAATATATAGAGAACCCATGCCTGATAAAAAGCTTCTCGATACAAATGACTTCTCCGCTATCGCTCCAAAATCATTCACTCGAAGTGACATCCCTGTTTCAACAACTGCTCATGAAATAATCAACAACTGTCCTTGAAATTGTACTTGCTATGATGTTGAAAAATCAACAACTGTCATTGAAATATCAAGACTAAAAAAAATGAAATTGTCAGTTCGAGTGGTTTTCATGAAGTGAAACGAAAGGAAAAGTGTATCGAGAACTCATGCGTGATAAAAAACTTCTCGA encodes:
- a CDS encoding SH3 domain-containing C40 family peptidase — its product is MKKISSIITFPFLLFTLFSCSSDDKNDAVLVDDIATIRSEYAPDKRVALFDVSAYRIKNNYTLYGESNLPEAVTALRERLTAEGIEFVDDIKILPEEDLKDKTFGLVTISVANLRSNPKHSAELGTQATLGTPVKIIKKDGSWSLIQTPDQYLSWVDDGGIVAMNAADYQHWKDAQKIIYTKISGNTYTMPDENSQVVSDIVAGGILELLVTDEDEESDFFMVKYPDGREAYVAKTEASWYREWLATAEPSQENLVATSKQLMGVPYLWGGTSTKGVDCSGFTKTIYFLNGMIIPRDASQQVHTGELIDTKENFKKLLPGDLLFFGKPATDDKTEIVVHVGMWIGNNEFIHSSGQVHISSMDKKADNYDEANHDRFLRAKRVAKSTVGALVNLKQTPVFND